GGGAAATCAAATCTATTTAAAGGATATTGCTCAAATAACAGATACTTTCAAAGAAAAAAATTCAATAAATTATATTAATGGATTGCCCAGTGTAGCCTTTAGTATTCAGAAAGAATCTGGAGCAAACACGGTAATTGTTGCCAACAGGATTAACCATGAATTGAAACGAATAGAAGAGCTGCTTCCAGGCGATATTCAGATTATAAATATATTTGATTCTTCTGATTTCATTAAAAAAACTATTTCTGAAGTGACCAATACTCTCCTTTTTGGAGCTGTGTTAGCTATTCTGGTATTATATTTATTTTTACGCAGCATAAGTGGTACTATTGTTATCGGATTAGCCATACCTATTTCAGTAATTTCTACTTTTACTCTACTATATTTTTCTAATTTAACGCTAAACATGATGACACTCGGCGGACTGGCATTAGGTATAGGAATGCTGGTAGATAATGGCATAGTTGTTTCGGAAAATATTTATCGGCAACGGGAAATAGGGAAAAATGCATTACTAGCCTCTCAGGAAGGCGCTAACGAGGTCAGTCAAGCCATTACAGCTTCCACTCTGACTACCATTGCGGTATTTTTACCAGTAGCTTATGTTTCTGGAATAGCCGGGGAATTATTTAAATCAATGGGTTTAACAATAACCTTTTCACTACTTATGTCTTTATTTGTTGCACTGACTTTAATCCCTATGCTTTCTTCAAAATTGATAAGAAGAACACTGAAGCCGACAAAATCTTTATCTTCGTCTATGGAAAAGAATAATAATCCAGCTAATGATAATCATGAAGCTGACAGTGCAGTTGGCGCCGAGTATATTGAAGGGAGAGGCCGATTATTTAATTTTATAAATAGAATTTATGGCAATCTTATTCGAGGTTCTTTACGTCATCGTGGCATGGTAACCATACTTGCCGTTATAATATTAATTATATCTTTTCTTCTCGTGCCAATAGTTGGGACAGAATTTTTTCCTTCTGTAGACCAGGGTTCTTTCAATATTAATATATCCTTACCGGTGGGTACGAACCTTGAGGTTACCAGGAAAGTGGTAGAAGATATTGAAAGAACAGTCAGCAACATTCCTGAAGTTAAAAATATCTTTACTGGTATTGGTGGAGAAGGGATGGGAATGGGTATAGGCGGAGGTGGCAATAATTCCGGGTCCCTAATGGTTAGCTTAACTGACCAGTCTGAAAGAGAAAGGGAAATCAAAGATATTATTGCTGATTTACGCAGCCGAATAAATGATTATCCTGATACAAAAATTAATATTGGCGAACAAGGAATGTCTTTTTCTACAGGCTCTCCTCTTTCTATTAAAGTTACTGGTGATTCAATTGAAGAGTTAGGCTATACTGCAAAGATAATTATAGACATATTAAGTGAAGTAGAGGGAATATATGATTTGAAAAGTAGTGTTGAGGAGGTCCGACCCGAGCTCCATATCAATATTGATAGAGAAAAGGCTAATTTATATGGTTTAAGCGCCGGACAAATTGCTACTAATATCCAGGATGCCATTTTAGGAAAAGTTGCTAGCTATTATCAGGAAGGAGGAGACCAGTTTGATATCAGGGTAAGCTTGGACAAAAGTGATTTAGAAAATATCCAGCAATTAGAAAATTTATATATAAGCTCAGGATATGGATTGCAGATTCCTCTAAAGGAAATTGCTGAAGTAGTCTCTGGAATCGGCCCCCAGGTGATAAACAGGGAAAATCAGCAGAGAATAGTTACCGTTACAGGCAATATCAGCGGTCGTTTCCTGGGAAATGTTATTCAGGATGCCCAGAAAAAATTGGAGGCAATAGTGTTACCAGAGGGATATAATTATACTTTTGCGGGTGAAAATCAGGAGATGATAGAGTCATTTCAAAGCCTTTTCTTTGCCCTAATTCTTTCTATATTTTTAGTGTATATGATTATTGCTGCCCAATTTGAATCATTATTATTTCCTTTTGCGGTCATTCTTTCTGTTCCTTTTTCACTGATTGGGGTTATTTTGGCATTATTGATTACTGATATTAGTTTTAATGTGCTTTCCTTTCTCGGCTTGATAATGTTAGCTGGTATTGTGGTAAATAACGCAATTGTACTGATAGATTATATTAATCAATTAAGGAAAAAAGGGTTAGAACGTAATGAAGCGGTTATTCAGGGTGGAAAAATACGGTTAAGACCAATTTTAATGACTACTTTAACGACGGTCTTAGCTATGTTGCCGATGGCTATTGCTGCAGGGGAAGGCGCTGAAATGAGAGCTCCTATGGCTGTAACAATTATTGGAGGATTAACATCCTCAACTTTCTTAACCCTTATTGTGGTGCCTATTTTTTATACTTATCTTGATGATTTAGCAAAAAAATTACATATTCAATTTTAGTTTATTAGAAGGAATTACCCTATTTGGCATTAGCAATTTGAGATATAAAGCTATACAGTGCCTTGCTATCTATTTCAAATATTTATAGACCATTCTGAATCCCATTTTGGTAAAATTACTAATTTTTCCAAAATAATTTTCTTAGAATTTGTTTAGATATTCTAAGATATGTTATATAATAGAAAAAGTGAAAACTTTTTTATTCAAGGAATGATTGAGAGGAATAAATATCCAGGAGGAAAACGAGTTGAGAAATAAAATAGTAAATAAATGTTTTTTATTTGTTATCATAGTATTAATATTACTTTTCCCATTTTTTAATACAGCTCTAGCCCAGAATAATGGGAAAATTACTGCCATCGTCGTACGCGACAATGAACATATCGATACAAAATTTATAGTGTCTCTAATTTCTTCCAATATTGGAGATTTGTTTTCCAAGGATAAAGTTCAAGCTGATATGAAAGCAATCTTTGATTTGGGTTATTTTCAGGATGTCCAGGTTAAGTTAGAACCGTTTCGAGATGGTTATAGAGTTGTCTTTCAAGTTAAGGAAAATGCAATTATAGAAGATATTGTCATTGAAGGAAGTACTATTTTGGCAGATCAGGAAATTAAAGATGTTATGGTCTTAAGCAAGGGACAGGTGTTTTCTCAAAAGATATTACAGAATGACCTGGATAGAATTTCTCAACTATATAAAGAGAGAGGATTAATATTAGCTCAGGTGGAAGAAATTGATTTTAATCAGAATACCGGTGTGCTCTTAATTAAACTGGCTGAAGGGATAATTGAAGAGGTAAGGATTAGCGGTAATGAAAAGACAGTTGATAAGGTAATAAGGCGAGAAATAAATATTGAATCCGGAGAATTATTTGATTTTAGTAAAGTAAAAGAATCATTACAGGAAGTTTATAATCTTGGATTTTTTGAAGATGTTTCCATGAGGTTAGAGCCGGGCAGCGAGGAACACTTGATTGTAGTAGTAATAGAGGTGAAAGAGAAAAGTACCGGTTTATTTGGAGGTGGAGGAGGTTATAGCACAGGTGAGGGATTATTTGCCTATGCCAGTATTAAAGAATCTAATCTTTTTGGACGAGGGCAGAGCATTGAGGCAAAACTGGAAGTGGGTACCAGGACTACCTATAGTTTTTCCTTCTATGAACCCTGGTTAGGAAATACCCCTACATTTTTTGGTTTAGATGTTTATGATTCTTTCATGGAAGTGAATAAAAAAATCGATGGTATTGATTCCAAATATGAAATGGAACGAATAGGCGGTAAGCTTACTTTTGGACGAGAGTTTAAAGAACATTTTAAGGTTGGCTTGGAGTTAAAGACTGAGGATGCGAGTTATAATTTAATATCTGGTCAGTTACCTGATAATATTCAGGAAGGACTAACCAATAGTTTCCGACCGATATTAATTTACGATACCCGAGATGACCGATTTAATCCAACAGAAGGATGGTATGGTACTGCTTCTATTCAAAATGCTGGTGGGATACTGGGAGGAGATTATGACTACCGTAAGTATGATTTAGATTTGCGTACCTATCTTTCTACTGATATATTTGAAGAAGACCGAGCAGATGACACTACTATTACCAGTACCATCAATCAGGGTGTACTGGCAATGAGAATGGTAGTCGGCGTTGGTGATACTTCTTTACCCTCTTTTGCAAAATACGAGGTCGGAGGATTAGGCACTATAAGGGGTTATGAGTATAAAGAATTCTCAGGAGATACTTCTCTTATTTTTAACATTGAATATCGTTTTCCTCTGGCGGATAATTTACAAGCAGTTATCTTTGCTGATTGGGGTAATGCCTGGGATTTTGGTGAATCTATTGCTATAGGTGATTTGAAGTTTGGTAAGGGAGTGGGAATACGCTTTGATACCTTCTTGGGACCAATCAGCATTGATTATGGTTTTGGAGAAGATGAGGAGGGTAAGGCTTATTTCAGCATTGGGCACACTTTCTAATTTATAAGTATGTAAATTAATTTTAAGGAATAATCTATTATAAATTATTTTTGCTTTTATTTATTATATTTAAGAAACCGTAACCGTATTTAGTATAAATATATAAATACTTACTTAATAATTATATTTAAAAAATTCTATGGTATTGAACATATAAATTAAGGAGGAAGATAGTATATGACTTTTAACTTGAAGGCAAGAATAGTGGGCAGATACAGAGTAGCTTTTTTATTAACAGCAATTGCTTTATTATTAACTTTTTTCACCATAGGTGCTTTAGCTCAGAATGTTGGCTATGTTAGTTTGGCTAAAGTAACTGCCAGTCATCCTAATACCGAAAAAATAAATCAGATAAACCAGGAGTTAAGAACAGAATTGCAGACCAGGCAGGAAAAACTCAATCAAGAAGGAAAAGGGCTGGAAGAGACAGAACTTAAAAAATTGGAAGAAAAATTTAATGCAGAATGGGAACCAGTAAAACAGAAACTATTAGCTCAGATGCAAGCTTTACAGGCAGAAAGGAATTCTGATATTCTGCAAGCAATAAAGGCTGTTGGAGAAAAAGGTAAGTATCAAGTAATTATTAATAGTGAAGTTCCAGTATTTACCGGAAATGATCTCAATGAATACCCAATCATTTTATATGGTGGTGAGCATCTAACTCAGGATGTAATTGCTGAAATTCAGAGGATTACCTCCAGCAAATAAATCATTATTTTAGATATAGATTTATTTAATTAGCTTGCAGTTAGTCATCAATCAATTTTTGGGAGAAGCATTTGGAAAATTTGGAAAAAATATGGACCGAACAACTGGTTAAAATTTATCGCAGACGCAGAGTTGTTGATGAGGTTAATATAGAAATTAATAGAGGAGAGGTAGTTGGTTTACTCGGTTCTAATGGAGCTGGGAAAACAACTACCTTTTATATGATAACTGGATTGATTCGTCCGGATAAAGGAAAGGTGTTTTTTAGAGGCAAAGATATTACCCACATACCCATGTTTCAACGATCACGAATGGGATTAGGGTATCTTGCTCAGGAACCTTCTATTTTTCGGAAATTAACTGTTGAGGAAAACATTTTGTTAATTCTGGAAGCTCTTGGTATAGAACGTACTGAGAGAGAAAAAAGATGTTCTAGAATGTTACAGGAGTTAGAAATTAAACACTTAGCTGATTATAAGGGCTATATGCTTTCCGGTGGCGAGAGACGAAGAGTAGAAATTGCACGTACTTTAGCCAGCTCACCATCCTTTATACTGCTTGACGAACCTTTTACTGGTATAGATCCTATTGCGGTCTATGATATTCAAGAAATTATTGGCTACTTGAAAGAAAAGGGACTGGGTATTCTTATTACTGACCACAATGTTAGGGAGACCATGAAGATTACTGATCGTACTTATATTATGCATGATGGAAAAATATTGGCTTCTGGAAATCCTTCTGAAGTAGCCAGTTCAGAAATTACCCGAAAATATTATCTTGGCGAACGTTTTACCTTATAAAAAATTTACAGTTGAAAGTTTTCAGTTTATAGTTTTTAGTAAAGAATGAGGTAAAGAGTAAAAGCAAAATATTCTTTATAATGGAAAAATATAGCTATTAAATGATATTAAATAACCAGGGTATACCAGGATACCGTATAACGTACATCGTAAAAAATTATTTGAGTTTAATGATAGCTTTAGGGTAATAGAGTTAAAAATAAAACGGTAATAAAATACAAAAATTATTTTGTTGGCAAATACCAACAACCTATAATCGTAAACCTGAAACAAAAAACTTAAAACCAATTTATACCAGCGACTAACTACTAACTAACAACTAATTTGCGTATTACACACCAAGTTATACGCTATACGGTATACTATATACGAATCAATAGAGAGGTTTCAGGGGAAACCTCCCCTGACTATATTATGTATAGCATTATCTTAATATTAACTTTAATCCTTATCAGTGGAGTCATAGCTTATATTGGGGATTTAACTGGTTTTCGTATTGGTAAAAAGAAAATAAGTATTTTTGGTTTACGTCCCCATCGCACTGCTGTTTTTATTACTATCTTAACAGGTATAATTATTTCTATTCTTACCCTATCAATTTTATCTATACTTTCTAATGACGTTCGTACTGCTTTGTTTGGTATGGATGAACTGCGTCAGAAACAAAACGAACTTACCCAGGAGATAAGGGTAAGAAACACAATGCTGGAAGAGGCTCGAAAAGAATTAGAGGAGAGAACCTTAGAGTTAGAAGAATTGGAGGGGGAATTTCATAAGTTAAACAGCCAGATTGAATTACAAACTACACAATTAGAATCTCTGATAGAGGTTAGACAAAGGTTAACTGAAGAAAGGGATAGTCTCCAACAAGAAATTATTGAATTACAGGAAACAGTAAAGGCTCTTTACTCAGGAATTAGCTGGTTAAGAAGTGGAGATATAATTATAGATCAAGGTGAAGAAATCGCTATGACTATCATCAAAGGTGGAATTCCACAGGAACAGATAGAAAGAGACCTACTTAATCTTATTAGTCAGGCGACTAGGAAAGTATTGGAACTGGGAGCTGAACCAGATGAAAAAAACGAACAGGTACTTATTATTTCTAAAAGTGAATTTGATGATTTAATTCAGAAGATTAGCCAGAGTCAGGAAGAATTAATTGTACGCTTACTGGCTTCCATGAATGTTATTAGGGGTGAAATAGTTATTGCCAACTTTGCTATTCTGGGAAATAAGTTGGTTTTTAAAGAAAATGAAGTTATTTTAGAAGAGGAGATTCCGGCTATAAATGATCCCAAAGAAGCTGAAAATAGATTATTTTCTATCTTGCGTAAGGTTAATCTTAAAGCAGTGCAGGAAGGTATTATACCGGAGCCACGTACCAGTTTAGTGGGTACCATTTCTGCTGTTAATCTTTTTGAGATGGTCAGAGATATTGTTCAGGGTGAAACCACTATGCAGATAAGGGTGATTGCTCTTTCTGATACCTGGACTACTGGTCCATTTAAAGTGAGAATTGAAGGAACAAAAATTATCCACTAATTTGGGTATACATTCATGTCGAGGTTATCAGTTATCAGTTTATAGTTTTTAGTAAAGAACAGATTAATGTTTCCAGTTGTCA
This DNA window, taken from Atribacterota bacterium, encodes the following:
- a CDS encoding OmpH family outer membrane protein, yielding MTFNLKARIVGRYRVAFLLTAIALLLTFFTIGALAQNVGYVSLAKVTASHPNTEKINQINQELRTELQTRQEKLNQEGKGLEETELKKLEEKFNAEWEPVKQKLLAQMQALQAERNSDILQAIKAVGEKGKYQVIINSEVPVFTGNDLNEYPIILYGGEHLTQDVIAEIQRITSSK
- a CDS encoding BamA/TamA family outer membrane protein is translated as MRNKIVNKCFLFVIIVLILLFPFFNTALAQNNGKITAIVVRDNEHIDTKFIVSLISSNIGDLFSKDKVQADMKAIFDLGYFQDVQVKLEPFRDGYRVVFQVKENAIIEDIVIEGSTILADQEIKDVMVLSKGQVFSQKILQNDLDRISQLYKERGLILAQVEEIDFNQNTGVLLIKLAEGIIEEVRISGNEKTVDKVIRREINIESGELFDFSKVKESLQEVYNLGFFEDVSMRLEPGSEEHLIVVVIEVKEKSTGLFGGGGGYSTGEGLFAYASIKESNLFGRGQSIEAKLEVGTRTTYSFSFYEPWLGNTPTFFGLDVYDSFMEVNKKIDGIDSKYEMERIGGKLTFGREFKEHFKVGLELKTEDASYNLISGQLPDNIQEGLTNSFRPILIYDTRDDRFNPTEGWYGTASIQNAGGILGGDYDYRKYDLDLRTYLSTDIFEEDRADDTTITSTINQGVLAMRMVVGVGDTSLPSFAKYEVGGLGTIRGYEYKEFSGDTSLIFNIEYRFPLADNLQAVIFADWGNAWDFGESIAIGDLKFGKGVGIRFDTFLGPISIDYGFGEDEEGKAYFSIGHTF
- the lptB gene encoding LPS export ABC transporter ATP-binding protein, whose amino-acid sequence is MEKIWTEQLVKIYRRRRVVDEVNIEINRGEVVGLLGSNGAGKTTTFYMITGLIRPDKGKVFFRGKDITHIPMFQRSRMGLGYLAQEPSIFRKLTVEENILLILEALGIERTEREKRCSRMLQELEIKHLADYKGYMLSGGERRRVEIARTLASSPSFILLDEPFTGIDPIAVYDIQEIIGYLKEKGLGILITDHNVRETMKITDRTYIMHDGKILASGNPSEVASSEITRKYYLGERFTL
- a CDS encoding efflux RND transporter permease subunit, with protein sequence MNLPKFSVNRPVTILMLFITLIVIGIISYQGLGLDLLPDLSFPVSAIIVSYPGVAPEEIETLITIPLEEAVSTMNQVDTVNSYSQEGSSIILLSFQWGTNMDIASLEIREKIDMVKSMLPSDASDPIIFKADPSMMPMMILGMGSEQYELNELEKFAQDIVKPRLERLEGIAQASVSGGLEREILVSLNSEKIRANQLTLDQIVMSLRSENINLPAGTVRDGTIDLLIRTLGRFESIEDIRNVVITNLQGNQIYLKDIAQITDTFKEKNSINYINGLPSVAFSIQKESGANTVIVANRINHELKRIEELLPGDIQIINIFDSSDFIKKTISEVTNTLLFGAVLAILVLYLFLRSISGTIVIGLAIPISVISTFTLLYFSNLTLNMMTLGGLALGIGMLVDNGIVVSENIYRQREIGKNALLASQEGANEVSQAITASTLTTIAVFLPVAYVSGIAGELFKSMGLTITFSLLMSLFVALTLIPMLSSKLIRRTLKPTKSLSSSMEKNNNPANDNHEADSAVGAEYIEGRGRLFNFINRIYGNLIRGSLRHRGMVTILAVIILIISFLLVPIVGTEFFPSVDQGSFNINISLPVGTNLEVTRKVVEDIERTVSNIPEVKNIFTGIGGEGMGMGIGGGGNNSGSLMVSLTDQSEREREIKDIIADLRSRINDYPDTKINIGEQGMSFSTGSPLSIKVTGDSIEELGYTAKIIIDILSEVEGIYDLKSSVEEVRPELHINIDREKANLYGLSAGQIATNIQDAILGKVASYYQEGGDQFDIRVSLDKSDLENIQQLENLYISSGYGLQIPLKEIAEVVSGIGPQVINRENQQRIVTVTGNISGRFLGNVIQDAQKKLEAIVLPEGYNYTFAGENQEMIESFQSLFFALILSIFLVYMIIAAQFESLLFPFAVILSVPFSLIGVILALLITDISFNVLSFLGLIMLAGIVVNNAIVLIDYINQLRKKGLERNEAVIQGGKIRLRPILMTTLTTVLAMLPMAIAAGEGAEMRAPMAVTIIGGLTSSTFLTLIVVPIFYTYLDDLAKKLHIQF
- a CDS encoding DUF3084 domain-containing protein, with product MYSIILILTLILISGVIAYIGDLTGFRIGKKKISIFGLRPHRTAVFITILTGIIISILTLSILSILSNDVRTALFGMDELRQKQNELTQEIRVRNTMLEEARKELEERTLELEELEGEFHKLNSQIELQTTQLESLIEVRQRLTEERDSLQQEIIELQETVKALYSGISWLRSGDIIIDQGEEIAMTIIKGGIPQEQIERDLLNLISQATRKVLELGAEPDEKNEQVLIISKSEFDDLIQKISQSQEELIVRLLASMNVIRGEIVIANFAILGNKLVFKENEVILEEEIPAINDPKEAENRLFSILRKVNLKAVQEGIIPEPRTSLVGTISAVNLFEMVRDIVQGETTMQIRVIALSDTWTTGPFKVRIEGTKIIH